The Hymenobacter sp. 5317J-9 genome has a window encoding:
- a CDS encoding substrate-binding domain-containing protein: protein MNKRAHLLTSGALAILAGAATIISCNGPGTPGAQDTPTTGTVAVGVDETFAPILQAQIDTFAKLYPNAHVKMSFQPEEKVMLDLINDQIKLAVVSRELNAEEKADFEKQKITPRLTRIGIDGLAIVLNRANPDSLLTVAQLADIFTGKTSTWNQVSGKKGLDAINVVFDANRSSTARFVRDSVTHGAPLTKRVFAATSNPALLDYVATHPNAIGVVGVNWISDRDDPAAMKFANKVRVASITARPNPTADDYIQPYQVYLAEKTPEQLAEHPELQNYPLRRNLYIISREARAGLGTGFASFVAGKNGQLIFQKSGLLPAQMQARIVTTPKL, encoded by the coding sequence ATGAATAAGCGCGCACACCTGCTGACCAGCGGGGCCCTGGCCATCCTGGCAGGAGCCGCTACCATCATTTCTTGCAACGGCCCCGGTACGCCGGGCGCTCAGGACACGCCCACTACCGGCACGGTGGCTGTGGGCGTAGACGAGACATTTGCCCCCATTCTGCAGGCGCAGATTGACACCTTTGCCAAGCTCTACCCGAACGCCCACGTCAAGATGAGCTTTCAGCCGGAAGAGAAGGTGATGCTCGACCTCATCAACGACCAGATTAAGCTGGCGGTGGTGTCGCGGGAGCTGAACGCCGAAGAAAAGGCGGACTTTGAGAAGCAGAAAATTACCCCGCGCCTCACCCGCATCGGCATCGACGGCCTAGCCATTGTACTGAACCGTGCCAATCCGGATTCGCTGCTGACGGTAGCGCAATTAGCGGACATTTTCACGGGCAAAACCAGCACCTGGAATCAGGTGAGCGGTAAGAAAGGCCTCGATGCCATCAACGTGGTGTTTGACGCCAACCGCAGCAGCACGGCCCGTTTCGTGCGCGACTCCGTGACGCACGGCGCGCCGCTCACCAAGCGCGTATTCGCGGCCACTTCCAACCCTGCCCTGCTCGATTATGTGGCCACGCACCCCAACGCTATCGGCGTGGTGGGCGTGAACTGGATTTCGGACCGCGACGACCCGGCGGCCATGAAATTTGCCAACAAAGTGCGCGTGGCCAGCATCACGGCGCGCCCCAACCCCACCGCCGACGACTACATTCAGCCTTACCAGGTTTACCTGGCGGAAAAGACACCGGAACAACTCGCCGAACATCCGGAGTTGCAGAATTACCCGCTGCGGCGCAACCTTTACATCATCAGCCGGGAGGCGCGCGCAGGGTTGGGCACGGGGTTTGCATCCTTCGTAGCAGGCAAGAACGGACAGCTGATATTTCAAAAGTCGGGCTTACTTCCCGCTCAGATGCAGGCTCGCATCGTGACCACGCCTAAACTGTAA
- a CDS encoding tetratricopeptide repeat protein, giving the protein MTFKPWKQPLLAALLVAAGTTAATAQDIQKAQRAIELGRYNEARAMLRTGSSPESNFELGRLYQMRDMPDSAAFYFNRASGSSPFGQVAAGRALLAKGQLGPAEQQFDAAAKATKNKDTKVLTMIAQAYGEADIKEAGKSQTYLTAAQTAFKKDDPALMVARGDIYLHSDQGGGEAMTSFDRAIAANPSYAQAYYKKGALNVRSRNFNEARTALTKATELDPSYAPAYRELADMYYYAGQYDLAASTFKKYLELAERTPATDAQNASFLYLTKKYPEALSEVNKVLQSDPKNFTMNRLKPYLLYETGDFTGAAAAMDNYMKTAPADKIISEDYIYQAKILSKTGRGDEALALIKNIIAKEPAKACDFQDDLATIYANKKDYKGAISVYKFKLNKCSGDLTDQFRLATAFSSNKQFVEADSVYGIINTAKPTYAPAYLYRASVNAQRDPEGKQGLAKPYYDKYIELSKAPDAEPAKFREGLVQAYGYLGVYDFQKGDKAGAKANFEQVLVLDPENKGAKNNLEIITAKPKPVIKKAAPKKK; this is encoded by the coding sequence ATGACTTTCAAGCCCTGGAAACAGCCGCTGCTCGCCGCCCTCCTCGTAGCGGCAGGTACTACGGCAGCCACTGCCCAAGACATTCAGAAAGCCCAGCGCGCCATCGAATTGGGCCGCTACAACGAAGCCCGCGCCATGTTGCGCACGGGTTCTTCGCCCGAGTCGAACTTTGAACTGGGCCGTTTGTACCAAATGCGCGACATGCCGGATTCGGCCGCGTTCTACTTCAACCGCGCTTCGGGCTCTTCGCCTTTCGGCCAGGTAGCCGCCGGCCGTGCCTTGCTCGCCAAGGGCCAGCTGGGCCCCGCCGAGCAGCAGTTTGATGCTGCCGCCAAAGCCACCAAAAACAAGGACACCAAAGTCCTGACCATGATTGCCCAAGCTTACGGCGAAGCCGACATCAAAGAGGCTGGCAAGTCGCAGACGTACCTGACGGCCGCCCAAACGGCTTTCAAGAAAGACGACCCGGCTCTGATGGTGGCCCGCGGCGACATTTATCTGCACTCCGACCAAGGTGGTGGCGAAGCCATGACCAGCTTCGACCGTGCCATTGCTGCTAACCCTAGCTACGCGCAGGCTTACTATAAGAAAGGCGCGCTGAACGTGCGCTCGCGCAACTTCAACGAAGCCCGCACGGCGCTGACCAAAGCAACCGAGCTGGACCCCAGCTACGCTCCTGCTTACCGCGAGTTGGCCGACATGTACTACTATGCTGGTCAGTACGACCTGGCTGCCAGCACGTTCAAGAAGTACCTGGAACTGGCTGAGCGCACGCCGGCCACGGATGCGCAAAATGCGTCCTTCCTGTACTTGACCAAAAAGTACCCTGAAGCACTAAGCGAGGTGAACAAGGTGTTGCAGAGCGACCCCAAGAACTTCACCATGAATCGTCTGAAGCCTTATCTGCTGTATGAAACCGGTGATTTCACTGGCGCAGCTGCGGCAATGGACAACTACATGAAGACAGCTCCAGCCGACAAGATTATCTCGGAGGACTACATCTATCAGGCGAAGATTCTGAGCAAAACGGGCAGAGGCGACGAAGCATTGGCGCTCATCAAAAACATTATTGCGAAAGAGCCCGCGAAGGCCTGTGACTTTCAGGATGACCTGGCGACCATCTACGCCAACAAAAAGGACTACAAAGGAGCCATTAGCGTGTATAAGTTCAAGTTGAACAAGTGCAGCGGTGACCTCACGGACCAGTTCCGCCTGGCTACGGCTTTCAGCAGCAATAAGCAGTTCGTGGAAGCTGACAGCGTGTACGGCATCATCAACACTGCCAAACCCACCTACGCGCCGGCTTACTTATACCGCGCTTCCGTGAACGCTCAGCGCGACCCCGAAGGCAAGCAGGGGCTGGCAAAACCGTATTATGATAAATACATCGAGCTGTCGAAAGCGCCCGATGCGGAGCCCGCTAAGTTTCGCGAAGGATTGGTGCAGGCGTATGGCTACCTGGGAGTATACGACTTCCAGAAAGGCGACAAAGCTGGTGCGAAGGCGAACTTTGAGCAAGTGCTGGTGCTTGACCCCGAAAACAAAGGTGCCAAGAACAACCTAGAAATAATTACGGCCAAACCCAAGCCGGTGATTAAAAAAGCCGCTCCTAAAAAGAAATAG
- a CDS encoding RluA family pseudouridine synthase codes for MIPTDLADDELDADGAEGDELYEHHRIVVDRGQELLRIDKFLHNRLRNTSRNKVQEAIRASAVEVNGTPVKPNYRVKPNDTITVTLPEPPRDDRVVPEEMALDICYEDPELLIVNKPAGLVVHPAYGHWQGTLVNGLAFHLANLPTGRNGEIRPGLVHRIDKDTSGLLVIGKTEFAMTHLSNQFFHHTIQRSYLALVWGTPPGSTGTIRGHIGRSLRDRKVQAVYPNGEQGKPAVTHYEVLESFGPVTLLRCVLETGRTHQIRAHMQYLGHPLFSDATYGGDRIRVGQNTGAYRDFVESAFQLMPRQALHARSLGFVHPTSGEQLFFEAELPEDFAGVLEKWRAWAAA; via the coding sequence ATGATACCCACCGACCTAGCAGACGATGAACTCGACGCCGATGGCGCCGAGGGCGATGAACTTTACGAACACCACCGCATCGTAGTCGACCGCGGCCAGGAGTTGCTGCGCATCGATAAGTTTCTGCACAACCGCCTGCGCAATACCTCGCGCAACAAAGTGCAGGAGGCCATTCGCGCTTCGGCTGTGGAGGTGAACGGCACGCCCGTGAAACCCAACTACCGGGTGAAGCCCAACGATACCATCACGGTGACGCTGCCCGAGCCGCCCCGCGACGACCGGGTGGTGCCCGAAGAAATGGCCCTCGACATTTGCTACGAGGACCCGGAACTGCTGATTGTGAACAAGCCCGCGGGCCTGGTGGTGCATCCGGCCTACGGGCATTGGCAGGGCACGCTGGTCAATGGTTTGGCCTTTCACCTGGCCAACCTGCCTACTGGTCGCAACGGCGAAATCCGACCCGGGCTGGTGCACCGCATCGATAAGGATACTTCGGGCCTGCTGGTAATCGGCAAAACGGAGTTTGCGATGACGCACCTGTCCAACCAGTTTTTTCACCACACCATTCAGCGCAGTTATTTGGCGCTGGTATGGGGCACGCCGCCCGGGTCGACGGGCACCATTCGCGGGCACATTGGGCGCAGCCTGCGCGACCGCAAGGTGCAAGCCGTGTATCCCAATGGCGAGCAGGGCAAGCCGGCCGTGACGCATTACGAAGTGCTGGAAAGCTTTGGCCCTGTCACGCTGCTGCGCTGCGTACTCGAAACCGGCCGCACGCACCAGATTCGGGCCCACATGCAGTACCTCGGCCACCCGCTCTTTTCGGATGCCACCTACGGCGGCGACCGCATTCGTGTGGGCCAAAACACCGGGGCCTACCGCGACTTTGTCGAAAGCGCGTTTCAACTCATGCCCCGGCAGGCTCTGCACGCCCGGTCGCTCGGCTTTGTGCACCCCACGTCGGGCGAGCAACTGTTCTTCGAAGCCGAACTCCCCGAAGACTTTGCGGGCGTGCTGGAGAAGTGGCGGGCTTGGGCCGCTGCGTAG
- a CDS encoding OmpH family outer membrane protein, translated as MKIFRLTLAAALLTAGTLAATSAQAQAPLKIGYTDVQYVLSQMPESKQIESQLKTYNDQLAAQLKSKTTEFETKVKDYQQKSGTMTDIVKADTEKSLQNLQQSIQEFQQSAQQSLQQKQQTLLKPALDKLQKNIDDVANENGFTYVFNSDGGGSPLLLHAPKEGDISDLVLKKMGITPGAATPAPVIKAPAPATSPAPAPASKTKTKTKK; from the coding sequence GTGAAAATTTTTCGTCTGACGCTCGCCGCCGCTCTGCTGACCGCCGGAACCCTGGCCGCCACTTCCGCGCAGGCCCAGGCCCCCCTGAAGATTGGGTACACCGACGTGCAATACGTGCTGTCGCAGATGCCCGAGAGCAAGCAAATTGAATCGCAGCTGAAAACCTATAACGACCAGCTGGCCGCTCAGCTCAAAAGCAAAACCACTGAGTTCGAAACCAAGGTGAAAGACTACCAGCAAAAGTCTGGTACGATGACCGACATCGTAAAAGCTGACACGGAGAAAAGCTTGCAAAACCTGCAGCAGTCCATCCAGGAGTTTCAGCAGAGCGCCCAGCAGTCGCTGCAGCAGAAGCAGCAGACGCTGCTGAAGCCCGCCCTCGACAAGCTCCAGAAGAACATCGACGACGTGGCCAACGAGAACGGCTTCACCTACGTGTTCAACTCGGACGGTGGTGGCAGCCCGCTGCTGTTGCACGCCCCCAAAGAAGGCGACATCTCGGACCTCGTGCTGAAGAAGATGGGCATCACGCCCGGTGCCGCTACGCCGGCTCCGGTAATCAAAGCGCCGGCTCCTGCTACGTCGCCCGCGCCGGCGCCTGCCAGCAAAACGAAGACCAAGACCAAGAAATAA
- a CDS encoding OmpH family outer membrane protein, which yields MKNFGGPLLAFWLLLVAPSAWAQKFGWIDSEFIMNKMPEYAKAQVELNALSDTWQKELEAQKKDLDKLYRTYQAEEVVLTEPMKKKRQDEILKKEQDIKTYQNKQFGYEGQIFKKRQELNKPVQDKIFEACEKVAKKKSLAVLFDKSGDLTMLYTNPAHDYTEFVLEELGLGAEDRNQPGPKGAVKTVAPPKTPVDPNFESDSGTPEPAAPTKAAPKTTRPVKKGSK from the coding sequence ATGAAGAACTTCGGTGGCCCGCTGCTGGCCTTTTGGTTGCTACTTGTTGCGCCGAGCGCCTGGGCGCAGAAATTCGGTTGGATAGATTCGGAGTTCATCATGAACAAGATGCCCGAATACGCCAAAGCGCAGGTGGAGTTGAATGCGTTGTCGGATACCTGGCAGAAGGAGCTTGAAGCCCAAAAAAAGGACCTCGACAAGCTCTACCGTACCTACCAGGCCGAAGAAGTGGTGCTCACCGAGCCCATGAAAAAGAAGCGCCAGGACGAAATCCTAAAGAAGGAGCAGGACATCAAGACCTATCAGAACAAACAGTTTGGCTACGAAGGCCAGATTTTTAAGAAGCGCCAAGAGTTGAACAAGCCGGTGCAGGACAAAATTTTTGAGGCCTGCGAGAAGGTAGCGAAGAAAAAGTCGCTGGCGGTGTTGTTCGATAAATCGGGCGACCTGACGATGCTCTACACCAACCCGGCGCACGACTACACAGAGTTTGTGCTGGAAGAATTAGGCCTCGGAGCCGAGGACCGGAACCAACCTGGCCCGAAAGGTGCAGTAAAGACCGTGGCGCCTCCCAAAACCCCCGTCGACCCCAATTTCGAGTCCGATTCTGGCACGCCTGAACCGGCGGCTCCTACCAAGGCCGCACCCAAAACCACCCGGCCCGTGAAGAAGGGCTCGAAGTAA
- the bamA gene encoding outer membrane protein assembly factor BamA, translating into MRNLVVKLVLALVVLGGAVSSPVRAQQVGSAADEPKKYELGGITVSGARYLDPNTLISLTGLRVGDPISVPGEEIGKSIRKLWAQGILGDVSVTIARIEGNKIFLDYNLKERPRLSKFTFSGVRKGQTEDLTKKITLIRGKVVTDALLNNTRTQVRKFFVNKGYLDAKVNVVQVADSSLANSVALRIDVDKGSKVRIHDIAFEGNKAFSDRKLKGKLKKTKERKPYKFLTAGKFQRAEYEEDKKKLLEFYNAEGYRDAAIVSDTLVRDDKGLALTIRVDEGPKYYFRHITWSGNYLYDDKTLANVLGIKSGSPYSKETLDKRLNYNPTGQDISSLYLNDGYLFFTIDPVETKVEGDSIDIEMRLSEGVQAHIKDINISGNTKTSDHVLRRTLRTLPGDKFNRELLIRSQREIATLGYFDPEKIGINPIPNQADGTVDINYTVVEKPSDQVTLSGGWGGYAGFIGTVGLVFNNFSLRKAGTLRNWTPVPAGDGQRLALNVQANGVQYQAYSLSFTEPWLGGRRPNSFSFSLNHSVQRTGAALDASSDQFIKVNSASVGLGRQLRVPDDYFTLSNSLSYSQYQTQNYPVIPGAATGTFNNITLNTTLARNSIDNPTYTRRGSSLSLSLSLTPPYSLLNNDHTSNEWIEFHKWMFDASWFTPIVGKLVLNTRAHFGYLSTYNSNRPVGPFERFKMGGAGLGYNGGGNFLVGTDYVGLRGYDDPGATYAIPTAQNSQAGGIAFNKYVVEMRYPVSLNPAATVYVLAFAEAGNAFDSYKNYNPYKLYRSAGVGARIFMSAFGLLGFDFGHGFDSVIPSLPDNTKQDPNHFHFIIGQQIR; encoded by the coding sequence GTGCGTAATTTAGTTGTCAAGTTGGTCCTGGCCCTGGTGGTGTTGGGTGGGGCAGTGAGTAGTCCGGTGCGGGCGCAGCAAGTGGGCAGTGCCGCCGACGAGCCTAAAAAGTACGAACTGGGAGGCATCACCGTGAGCGGTGCGCGCTACCTCGACCCCAACACCCTTATCAGCCTCACCGGCCTGCGCGTGGGCGACCCCATTTCGGTGCCGGGCGAGGAAATAGGTAAATCCATCCGCAAGCTGTGGGCCCAGGGTATTCTGGGCGACGTGAGCGTGACCATTGCCCGCATCGAGGGCAACAAGATATTTCTGGACTACAACCTGAAGGAACGGCCCCGCTTGTCGAAATTTACTTTTTCGGGCGTCCGGAAAGGACAGACCGAGGACCTGACCAAAAAAATTACGCTGATTCGCGGTAAGGTGGTAACCGATGCTCTGCTGAATAACACGCGGACGCAGGTGCGGAAGTTTTTTGTAAACAAGGGCTACCTCGACGCCAAAGTGAACGTGGTGCAGGTGGCCGATTCGTCATTGGCCAACAGCGTGGCTCTGCGCATTGACGTGGACAAAGGCTCGAAAGTGCGCATCCATGACATTGCGTTTGAAGGCAACAAGGCATTCTCGGACCGTAAGCTGAAAGGCAAGCTCAAGAAAACCAAGGAGCGCAAGCCGTATAAATTCCTCACTGCGGGCAAGTTTCAGCGTGCTGAGTACGAAGAAGATAAGAAAAAGCTGCTGGAGTTCTACAACGCCGAAGGCTACCGCGACGCGGCCATTGTGAGCGACACGCTGGTACGCGACGATAAAGGCCTGGCGCTGACCATCAGGGTAGACGAAGGCCCGAAGTACTACTTCCGCCACATCACCTGGAGCGGCAACTACCTCTATGACGATAAGACGCTGGCCAACGTGCTGGGCATCAAGTCGGGCAGCCCCTACAGCAAGGAAACACTGGACAAGCGTCTGAATTACAACCCGACCGGTCAGGACATCTCCTCGCTCTACCTCAACGACGGCTACCTGTTCTTCACCATCGACCCGGTGGAAACCAAAGTAGAGGGCGATTCTATCGACATCGAAATGCGCCTGAGCGAAGGCGTGCAGGCCCACATCAAGGACATCAACATCTCGGGTAATACCAAAACCAGCGACCACGTGCTGCGCCGCACCCTGCGCACGCTGCCCGGCGACAAGTTCAACCGCGAACTGCTGATTCGCTCCCAGCGCGAAATCGCTACGCTGGGCTATTTTGACCCGGAAAAAATTGGCATCAACCCCATCCCGAATCAGGCCGATGGCACCGTCGACATAAACTACACGGTGGTGGAGAAGCCTTCGGACCAGGTAACACTGTCGGGCGGTTGGGGCGGCTACGCCGGCTTCATTGGCACGGTGGGTCTCGTGTTCAACAACTTCTCGCTGCGCAAAGCCGGCACGCTGCGCAACTGGACCCCGGTGCCGGCCGGCGATGGCCAGCGCTTGGCCCTCAACGTGCAGGCCAACGGCGTGCAATACCAGGCCTATTCACTGTCCTTCACCGAGCCGTGGCTGGGCGGTCGCCGTCCGAATTCGTTTTCGTTCAGCCTCAACCACAGCGTGCAGCGTACGGGCGCGGCCCTGGATGCTTCGAGCGACCAGTTCATCAAGGTGAACAGCGCCAGCGTGGGTCTGGGCCGCCAGCTGCGCGTGCCGGATGACTACTTCACGCTTAGCAATTCGCTGTCCTACAGCCAGTACCAGACGCAGAACTATCCGGTGATTCCCGGGGCGGCTACCGGTACGTTCAACAACATTACCCTGAACACCACGCTGGCCCGCAACAGCATCGACAACCCGACTTATACGCGCCGGGGCTCGTCGCTGAGCCTGAGCCTGAGCCTGACTCCCCCGTATTCGCTGCTGAACAATGACCACACCAGCAACGAGTGGATTGAGTTCCATAAGTGGATGTTCGACGCCTCGTGGTTCACGCCCATCGTGGGCAAGCTGGTGCTGAACACGCGCGCGCACTTTGGCTACCTCAGCACCTACAACTCCAACCGTCCGGTTGGTCCGTTCGAGCGCTTCAAGATGGGCGGTGCCGGCCTGGGCTACAACGGCGGCGGCAACTTTCTGGTGGGCACCGACTACGTGGGCCTGCGCGGCTACGACGACCCGGGCGCCACCTACGCCATTCCCACGGCCCAAAACTCGCAAGCGGGCGGCATTGCCTTCAACAAGTACGTGGTGGAAATGCGCTACCCGGTCAGCCTCAATCCGGCCGCTACGGTGTACGTGCTGGCGTTTGCTGAAGCCGGCAATGCGTTTGACTCCTACAAGAACTACAACCCCTACAAGCTGTACCGCTCGGCCGGGGTGGGTGCCCGCATCTTCATGTCGGCCTTTGGCTTGCTGGGCTTCGACTTCGGCCACGGCTTCGACAGTGTGATTCCGAGCCTGCCCGACAACACCAAGCAAGACCCCAACCACTTCCACTTCATCATCGGTCAGCAAATTCGATAG
- a CDS encoding isoprenyl transferase, whose protein sequence is MTGKAEIDTQNIPAHVAVIMDGNGRWAKQRGGMRVFGHQSAITAVRETVEEAAQLGVRYLTLYAFSTENWNRPALEVMALMQLLVHTIRQETATLLKNSIRLEAIGDISTLPKNCQRELAEAMELTKGGSRMTLVLALSYSGRWDLTQAARRLAADVASGQVKPADVNEATVAGYLATAGMPDPALLIRTSGEQRISNFLLWQLAYTELYITDLLWPDFRKEHFQEAIRAYQGRERRFGKTSEQVAVS, encoded by the coding sequence ATGACCGGCAAGGCCGAAATAGATACTCAAAATATTCCCGCCCATGTGGCCGTCATCATGGACGGCAATGGGCGCTGGGCTAAGCAGCGCGGCGGCATGCGCGTGTTCGGGCACCAAAGCGCCATTACGGCTGTTCGCGAAACTGTGGAGGAAGCCGCTCAATTGGGCGTGCGCTACCTTACGCTTTACGCCTTTTCGACCGAAAACTGGAACCGTCCGGCACTGGAAGTAATGGCCTTGATGCAGCTGCTGGTGCACACCATTCGGCAGGAAACGGCTACGCTGCTCAAAAACAGCATCCGGCTCGAGGCCATTGGCGACATCAGCACGCTCCCCAAGAACTGCCAGCGCGAGCTGGCCGAGGCCATGGAGCTAACCAAGGGCGGCAGCCGCATGACCCTGGTGCTGGCACTGAGCTACAGCGGCCGCTGGGACCTGACCCAGGCCGCTCGGCGTTTGGCGGCCGATGTGGCCAGCGGGCAGGTGAAACCAGCCGATGTAAACGAAGCCACCGTGGCCGGGTACCTCGCTACCGCGGGCATGCCAGACCCTGCGTTGCTGATTCGAACCAGCGGTGAGCAGCGCATCAGCAATTTCCTGCTGTGGCAATTGGCCTATACGGAATTGTATATCACGGATTTGCTGTGGCCGGATTTCCGGAAGGAGCATTTTCAGGAGGCCATTCGGGCCTACCAGGGCCGGGAACGGCGCTTTGGCAAAACAAGCGAGCAAGTCGCTGTCTCTTAA
- a CDS encoding DUF6089 family protein, translating to MPPLQGYRQANTKGSILEASAVVEYNFLDYHYRTDKIHFTPYLFAGLAAFYASTTTVSNSLGGQYNQDGSMLGFSIPAGAGLKYALSEHINLGLEVGVRKAFTDQLDHLSEQDPFLVNVHDQDWYYYSGLSISYTFYKIPCPSQYKKNKRLLK from the coding sequence GTGCCGCCCCTGCAGGGTTACCGCCAGGCCAATACCAAGGGCAGCATCCTCGAAGCCTCGGCCGTGGTGGAATATAACTTCCTCGATTACCACTACCGGACCGATAAAATCCATTTCACGCCGTACCTGTTCGCCGGCCTGGCTGCTTTCTACGCCAGCACCACCACCGTCAGCAACAGTTTGGGCGGGCAGTACAATCAGGATGGCAGCATGCTGGGATTTTCCATTCCGGCCGGTGCGGGGCTTAAATATGCCCTGTCGGAGCACATCAATCTCGGGTTGGAGGTGGGCGTGCGCAAAGCGTTTACCGACCAGCTCGACCACTTGTCGGAGCAGGACCCCTTCCTGGTGAACGTGCACGACCAGGACTGGTATTATTATAGCGGGCTTAGCATTTCGTATACTTTCTATAAAATCCCTTGTCCGTCTCAGTACAAGAAGAACAAGAGGTTGCTGAAGTAG
- a CDS encoding DUF6089 family protein gives MKNIFTYSSALVLGLALVATPDADAQQFSKRKQYNSIGFSLNAMNYFGDVTPVTNFTSLRLGATRVGAGVSITRRFYPRLSGRFGLSYGRISGDDSQAANSEDPDARFRYNRNMTFRNDIFEASAVAVIDLIENRNNYLKRPDFVPYVFVGVAGFYHNPKGLVGKNSLGLSEGSYVPLADLRTEGQDKAYGQTQVSIPFGGGIRYRINRNFDASLEIGWRKTFTDYLDDVGGKYADPSKLSTPSQQYFGRDITRSISQPDNNFNPTKFPGFTNPVSQRGDSGNKTDWYIVTGVTLNYILTPRIKNPKFR, from the coding sequence ATGAAAAATATTTTCACTTATTCTTCGGCACTTGTGCTGGGCCTGGCCTTGGTGGCGACGCCCGATGCAGATGCTCAGCAGTTCAGCAAGCGGAAGCAGTATAACTCCATTGGCTTCAGCCTGAACGCCATGAACTACTTCGGCGACGTAACTCCGGTGACCAACTTCACCAGCCTGCGTCTGGGTGCTACCCGGGTAGGTGCCGGTGTTTCCATCACGCGCCGCTTCTATCCGCGTTTGTCGGGCCGTTTCGGTTTGTCTTACGGCCGCATCTCGGGCGATGACTCGCAGGCAGCCAACAGCGAAGACCCGGATGCTCGTTTCCGCTACAACCGGAACATGACCTTCCGCAACGACATCTTTGAGGCCTCGGCCGTTGCCGTTATCGACCTGATTGAGAACCGCAACAACTACCTGAAGCGTCCGGACTTTGTGCCGTATGTGTTCGTGGGTGTGGCCGGTTTCTACCACAATCCCAAGGGTTTGGTAGGCAAGAACAGCCTTGGCCTTTCCGAAGGCTCGTACGTACCCTTGGCTGACCTGAGAACGGAAGGCCAGGACAAAGCCTACGGTCAGACGCAGGTTTCCATCCCCTTCGGCGGTGGTATCCGCTACCGCATCAACCGCAACTTTGACGCAAGCCTGGAAATCGGCTGGCGCAAAACCTTCACCGACTACCTCGACGACGTAGGAGGCAAGTACGCTGACCCGTCCAAGCTGTCGACTCCTTCCCAGCAGTACTTCGGCCGCGACATTACGCGCAGCATTTCGCAGCCCGACAACAATTTCAACCCGACGAAATTCCCCGGTTTCACCAACCCGGTTAGCCAGCGTGGCGACTCGGGCAATAAAACCGACTGGTACATCGTTACGGGCGTAACGTTGAACTACATCTTGACGCCCCGCATCAAGAACCCGAAATTCCGCTAG
- a CDS encoding NAD kinase — MKIAILGKPFDDEAAPAIQALLDDLAARRAEVRIGESFRTFLDNRLRLPPGTTEFRRGDSLRGVQFVLSIGGDGTLLDTVTYVGALQIPILGIHTGRLGFLATITPDRIAQAIDALYKGHFNIEERSLIRVDTDPDVFGGLNFGLNEFSVLKRDTSSMIVVHTYIDGEYLNSYWADGLVVATPTGSTGYSLSCGGPVMLPQTNNFIIAPVCPHNLNVRPLVVSDQSVISFEIEGRSTSYMLALDSRSLPVEASVQIAVRRETFNARLVKLNHVNFLSTLRSKLNWGLDRRNPAGI; from the coding sequence ATGAAAATCGCCATCCTTGGCAAGCCTTTCGACGACGAAGCTGCCCCCGCCATTCAGGCGCTGCTCGATGATTTGGCCGCCCGCCGCGCCGAAGTCCGCATCGGCGAGTCTTTCCGCACTTTCCTCGACAACCGTCTGCGCCTGCCCCCCGGCACCACCGAGTTTCGGCGCGGCGACTCGCTGCGCGGCGTGCAGTTCGTGCTCAGCATCGGCGGCGACGGCACCCTGCTCGACACCGTAACCTACGTCGGTGCCCTCCAAATCCCCATTCTGGGCATTCACACCGGCCGGCTCGGCTTCCTGGCCACCATCACCCCCGACCGCATTGCCCAAGCCATCGACGCCTTATATAAAGGCCACTTCAACATCGAAGAGCGCAGCCTGATTCGCGTCGACACCGACCCCGACGTCTTTGGCGGGCTCAACTTCGGCCTCAACGAGTTCAGCGTGCTCAAGCGCGACACCTCGTCCATGATTGTCGTGCACACGTACATCGATGGCGAATACCTCAATTCCTACTGGGCCGATGGCCTCGTGGTAGCTACGCCCACCGGTTCCACGGGGTATTCGTTGAGCTGCGGCGGCCCGGTTATGCTGCCCCAAACAAACAATTTCATTATTGCCCCCGTATGCCCCCACAATCTGAATGTGCGTCCACTCGTGGTGTCAGACCAGAGCGTGATTTCCTTCGAAATCGAAGGCCGCAGCACCAGCTACATGCTGGCGCTCGATTCCCGCTCCCTGCCCGTCGAAGCCTCCGTGCAGATAGCCGTTCGCCGCGAAACCTTTAACGCTCGTCTAGTAAAGCTCAATCACGTTAACTTCCTAAGTACCTTGCGCAGTAAGTTGAATTGGGGACTCGACCGCCGCAACCCGGCTGGAATTTAA